A window from Zingiber officinale cultivar Zhangliang chromosome 7A, Zo_v1.1, whole genome shotgun sequence encodes these proteins:
- the LOC122000313 gene encoding uncharacterized protein LOC122000313: MAEDLQLPSDLLDDGFFHDFFVERGVSVPAGSKGDKGGDLAGLVRRMGMARPFLHDDGEAWNLHAEPAGWGAEHRRRSKQERGLLNRPLGYPLGPLLALHQLQAARILHLKQQQLLQQQLHAAWEETQSQATRGLPSSRRTSFPLHHQPHPESGTRALFLWHSGARKESAGTGVFLPRTTGNKPEQQNQSDPFMRRANPVRSQRHGQPAATATCLPEEWTY; this comes from the exons ATGGCGGAGGACCTCCAGCTTCCTTCCGACCTGCTCGACGACGGATTCTTCCACGACTTCTTTGTGGAGCGCGGTGTGAGTGTTCCTGCTGGGAGCAAAGGCGACAAAGGCGGCGACTTGGCCGGCCTCGTGAGGCGGATGGGGATGGCTCGCCCTTTCCTACACGACGACGGCGAG GCGTGGAATCTGCACGCTGAGCCCGCCGGATGGGGCGCGGAGCACCGACGGCGGAGCAAGCAGGAGCGTGGGCTTCTGAACCGACCTCTGGGGTACCCCCTCGGTCCCTTGCTGGCTTTGCATCAGCTGCAGGCGGCTCGA ATCCTTCACCTGAAGCAGCAGCAATTACTGCAGCAGCAACTGCACGCCGCGTGGGAAGAAACACAAAGCCAAGCGACAAGAGGCCTGCCTTCTTCCCGTCGGACTTCTTTTCCACTCCACCACCAACCCCACCCTGAATCCGGCACGAGAGCACTCTTCCTTTGGCACTCCGGCGCGAGGAAAGAGTCCGCAGGCACCGGAGTCTTCCTCCCACGGACGACCGGCAACAAACCTGAGCAGCAAAATCAGTCAG ATCCATTTATGAGAAGAGCAAACCCTGTGAGGAGCCAAAGGCATGGCCAGCCTGCAGCCACTGCGACCTGCCTTCCTGAGGAGTGGACCTATTGA